A single region of the Drosophila miranda strain MSH22 chromosome 2, D.miranda_PacBio2.1, whole genome shotgun sequence genome encodes:
- the LOC108154473 gene encoding uncharacterized protein LOC108154473 produces MGSVSPFTHAGSNNFFGSYAMPIGFRTGAYSFNGHRIARFLLNAVGVIESEEAVGDMADGLASALNVSSTISLIPIQSPLVIGCVGDRATGLIVGYGVGQYQPHPVVNQNGEYAGQAWHREVRGFSFDDYDDSSNIVARFITGIMLRMNNNNQ; encoded by the exons ATGGGAAG CGTTTCACCGTTTACACACGCTGGCAGTAACAATTTTTTTGGCTCGTATGCCATGCCAATAGGATTCCGGACGGGGGCCTATTCATTCAATGGCCACAGAATAGCCCGTTTTCTGCTGAATGCAGTCGGGGTCATAGAAAGTGAGGAGGCGGTTGGCGACATGGCAGATGGTCTGGCCAGTGCCCTTAATGTGTCATCAACTATATCACTGATCCCGATCCAGAGCCCCTTGGTCATTGGCTGCGTTGGGGATCGTGCTACAGGCCTCATTGTCGGCTATGGTGTTGGCCAATACCAGCCACATCCGGTGGTCAACCAGAACGGCGAGTACGCAGGTCAGGCCTGGCACAGAGAGGTGCGAGGCTTTTCGTTCGACGATTACGATGATAGCAGCAACATTGTCGCACGATTCATCACTGGCATAATGCTTCGGATGAACAATAATAATCAATAA